The proteins below come from a single Salvelinus fontinalis isolate EN_2023a chromosome 1, ASM2944872v1, whole genome shotgun sequence genomic window:
- the LOC129853260 gene encoding opsin-3-like has translation MFGSEVIQAINPADLASTEKNTEEYIFAVGTYKLLAFAIGTIGVFGFCNNIIVIVLYYRFKRLRTPTNLLIVNISISDVLVSVIGINFTFVSCIKGGWVWNSATCIWDGFSNSLFGIVSIMSLSALAYERYIRVVHAKVVDFPWAWRCITYIWLYSLVWTGAPLLGWNRYTLEIHQLGCSLDWTSKDPNDSSFVLFFLLACFFVPVGIMIYCYGNILYTVQMLRSIQDLQTVQIIKILRYEKKVAVMFLLMISCFLVCWTPYAVVSMMEAFGRKSMVTPAVAIIPSFFAKSSTAYNPLIYIFMSRKFRRCLLQLLCSRLSWIQHSVKDRPLARSIERPIRPIFMSHRGDGERPKKRVTFSSSSIIFIIANNDMHHLDTTSKSGRMLSEVIQVRPL, from the exons ATGTTTGGGAGCGAAGTTATTCAAGCAATAAATCCTGCGGATTTAGCTAGCACTGAAAAAAATACAGAAGAATATATATTTGCGGTTGGTACTTACAAACTCCTTGCTTTTGCCATCGGAACAATCGGAGTCTTCGGATTTTGCAACAATATTATTGTCATCGTGCTGTACTACAGATTCAAGAGACTCCGGACGCCCACAAATTTGTTAATAGTAAACATTAGTATAAGTGACGTGTTGGTGTCTGTCATTGGAATTAACTTTACGTTTGTTTCGTGCATCAAAGGCGGGTGGGTCTGGAACTCGGCAACATGCATTTGGGACGGATTCAGCAACAGTTTATTTG GCATCGTGTCCATCATGAGTCTCTCTGCCTTGGCCTATGAGCGCTACATCCGGGTGGTCCATGCTAAGGTGGTGGACTTCCCCTGGGCCTGGAGGTGCATCACTTACATCTGGCTCTACTCCCTGGTCTGGACAGGGGCTCCTCTCCTGGGGTGGAACCGCTACACTCTGGAGATCCACCAGTTAGGCTGCTCTCTGGACTGGACTTCCAAGGACCCTAACGATTCCTCCTTCGTTCTATTCTTTCTCCTGGCCTGCTTCTTCGTACCAGTGGGCATTATGATCTACTGCTACGGGAACATTCTTTACACAGTGCAAATG CTCCGCTCCATCCAGGACCTTCAGACAGTGCAGATTATTAAGATCCTGCGCTACGAGAAGAAGGTGGCCGTCATGTTCCTCTTGATGATCTCCTGTTTCCTGGTGTGCTGGACGCCCTACGCCGTGGTGTCCATGATGGAAGCCTTTGGCAGGAAGAGCATGGTCACCCCTGCTGTCGCCATCATCCCCTCCTTCTTCGCCAAGTCCAGCACGGCCTATAACCCTCTCATCTACATCTTCATGAGCAGAAAG TTCCGGCGCTGCTTGCTGCAGCTGTTGTGCTCCCGGCTCTCATGGATTCAGCACAGTGTCAAGGACCGCCCGCTGGCCCGGAGCATCGAGCGGCCCATCCGCCCAATTTTCATGTCCCACAGAGGGGACGGGGAACGACCAAAGAAGAGGGTGACCTTTAGCTCCTCctccatcatcttcatcatcgCCAACAACGACATGCACCACCTGGACACCACCTCCAAGAGCGGCCGTATGTTGTCAGAGGTCATCCAGGTGCGGCCGCTGTGa